TTTCTTCCAGCCTGGGGTGGTGGACACGAGCAGGTCTCCGTGGGGTCGCCAGGGGGTTTAATTGCACCGGTGCCACTGCGGTCTGGGGCTTGGGGCCCGTGTTTCTGCCCTTCCTCTTGGCGAGCTCCACCTCGGCCCATGGTGAAAGCGCTGCGGTCGTCAGAGCTGGGTCACCGGTCCTGGTGGCCCTGCTCCCCGGGTGACGTGCTTGTGTCTTCTCCCCAGGTCAGACGGGACGCTACGTCCTGGTCCAGAAGCTgcgggagaaggagaggcagCTCCTCCCGCTCGAGTGTCCCCTGGAGTCGCTGGCCAAGTGCGGGCAGTATGCCAACGACGTGCAGTTCGTCCTGCGGCGGACAGGACCCAGCGTGGCCGAGCGGCCCTCCTCGGACGGTGCTCCCCAGGCTCCCGAGAGGACGTTCATCCGGGCCAGCCTGCCCATCAAAGCCAGGCCCACGAGCACCGAAGTGCCCCGCTCCCGGGAGCCGAAAAAGGCCATGACCTTCAACTTGGGCCCTATGGGCTCTGGCGAGCTGTTCGTCAAGAGCCGATGGAGGCAACACATGTGGGAGGGGATGGACTTGGAGAGCGCCGGGGCCGGCCAGCCCTCCAAGGAGGAGCTGTTTAAGACTGTGCTGCGCCAGCAGGAGCAGCTGCACTCCTTGGAGGTCCACGGGGACTCCTTGGAGATGGACCTGCGGCACTGGGAGCACGGCAGGGTCCCCAGCCAGGAGGACGAGATCTTCTTCTTGGAGCAGCTGGTGCGGCGCAACGAGACGGAGCTGGGCGAGGAGGAGTTTTGGCAGAGCGAGCTCCGGCTGGAGAAGGAGTGCGAGCGCGAGAGGCAGGAGCGGGTGAGGAGCCTGCGGGCCAGCCTGGAGGACTACACACAGAGGATCTACGAGCTGACCGCCCGCACGGAGGCTCTGCAGAAGGAGATCCAGTGGGAGATGGCTGAGAGGGCCAAGAGGGGCAAGGAGGCCCCTGGGCCCAGCCCCGCGGATCTGGAGGACATGGCTGCCAAAATGAAGAGGGATCTGGAGGCCAAGGTCAAGCAGGGCACCCAGCTGGAGAGCAACCTGGCCAGCGTGGAGAAGGCCTTGGAGGAAGCGGAGAGGAACCTGCAGGTACGGCCGTTTCACCAGCTCCCAGTGGGGAGAACGGGACTTTTAGGGGGAGTTGGCTGGGGTCGGTCAGGAGAAAGCTGGCCCTGCTTGCACAGCATTTTGGTACCTCCTTAGCAGCACCAAGACCCCAATCCCAGGGGGTCAAGAAGAGGTCTCCTTCCACCTTGGAGGGCCTCTTAGTGGTGTTTCGGGGCCCACAGGTGATCCAGGGCCAACAGCAACATCTGCGCAGGTCCCAGGCTCTCCCGGAGGGTACGTCCAGGAGGCATTGGCTGGCTTTTGAGGTTTTCTGGTGCCCTGGGGTCCGGAGGAGGACAAAGAGCACCTCTCCCCGTGCCGGGCCGCACCGCTGACCCGCTTCCCCGCTCCGTCTTTTGCAGGCCCAGAACCTGGAGCTGGAGGAGCTGAACAAGGAGCTGCGGCAGTGTAACCTGCAGCAGTTCATTCAGCAGACGGGAGCCACGGTGACGGTGCCGCTGGCCCGGCCAGAGGAGGACGCTCCGCTGGAGCGCGGCGACCGCGAGCTGCTGGCCCACCAGCGACACGGAGGTCAGCGCCCGGGGGGGACCCCGGGCAGCCGAGGAGCTGCGGGAGCGCCCTGGCAGCCCCGACTTCCCTACACTTAAACCTGCCTCCAGATTGtgattttttggggttttttttcccatgcGTTTAACCTGCTGTGGCCCTAGGGGTGGGGTTGTTGCACCCCCAAGCGCAGGTCCGTCTTGGGGACAGCGTGTCTTCGCCCTCTGCCGGCATGCCAAGACAGGCCTTTTCCAGTCCAGGGCGAGCTTGGATGCAGGGAAGGGAAAACGTGGTGCTGGCGGCTCTTTCGCAGCCGGACCCGCGGTCCCTGAGCTGGGAAATGTTTCCTTGTCCTCCAGGCTTTCCGCCCATCGGCGCCGACTCGCCTCCCCGAGCCGGCACCCAGCAGCTCCTCGGCAATCCCAGGCACCTCCAGGAGCCCCTGGTGCCCAGCCTGAGCCCCGAGGGTGCGTACCTCCACGTGGGCCCCCCATCCATCCATCCGGCCGGCCAGCAGGGGACGGATGGCTGCGCCAGGGCGGGCTGCGGGAAGCGGGGAGGTTCGGCTCCGCGAAGCAGGCGATGGCGCGGGAAAGCGGGAGGTCGGAGCTGTGCCTAGATGCCGTTAGGGAAGCGGCGCTCGTGCCTAGAGATcccgctcggccgccgccgcagTCTCCGGCTTTCGGGGCCGCGGGGGATGGCCGGTCTGTTTTTCCGCCGTTGTTCCACAGCGCCGGGGTCActtgggtttgtttttgtgtCTTGCAGTCGTGTCGCCCAGGCAGAGCATCTGGAGGTAGAAGAGCCCGGCCGGCGGAGGACTATTTGCCCTGCAAGTGTAACTGTACAGATAAAACCATATcccatatatagatatatatattttttactgctTTGTATCACAAATGGATGCGGATGGCCGGACAACGTATTTTTACAGACTGCAAAAGAAAACGAAGCCAACCAACCAGAGCAACCCTCCGCCCCCGT
This is a stretch of genomic DNA from Apteryx mantelli isolate bAptMan1 chromosome 4, bAptMan1.hap1, whole genome shotgun sequence. It encodes these proteins:
- the RASSF7 gene encoding ras association domain-containing protein 7 isoform X2, producing the protein MELKVWVDGIQRVVCGVSQQTTCQEVVIALARAIGQTGRYVLVQKLREKERQLLPLECPLESLAKCGQYANDVQFVLRRTGPSVAERPSSDGAPQAPERTFIRASLPIKARPTSTEVPRSREPKKAMTFNLGPMGSGELFVKSRWRQHMWEGMDLESAGAGQPSKEELFKTVLRQQEQLHSLEVHGDSLEMDLRHWEHGRVPSQEDEIFFLEQLVRRNETELGEEEFWQSELRLEKECERERQERVRSLRASLEDYTQRIYELTARTEALQKEIQWEMAERAKRGKEAPGPSPADLEDMAAKMKRDLEAKVKQGTQLESNLASVEKALEEAERNLQAQNLELEELNKELRQCNLQQFIQQTGATVTVPLARPEEDAPLERGDRELLAHQRHGGFPPIGADSPPRAGTQQLLGNPRHLQEPLVPSLSPEVVSPRQSIWR
- the RASSF7 gene encoding ras association domain-containing protein 7 isoform X1, with amino-acid sequence MELKVWVDGIQRVVCGVSQQTTCQEVVIALARAIGQTGRYVLVQKLREKERQLLPLECPLESLAKCGQYANDVQFVLRRTGPSVAERPSSDGAPQAPERTFIRASLPIKARPTSTEVPRSREPKKAMTFNLGPMGSGELFVKSRWRQHMWEGMDLESAGAGQPSKEELFKTVLRQQEQLHSLEVHGDSLEMDLRHWEHGRVPSQEDEIFFLEQLVRRNETELGEEEFWQSELRLEKECERERQERVRSLRASLEDYTQRIYELTARTEALQKEIQWEMAERAKRGKEAPGPSPADLEDMAAKMKRDLEAKVKQGTQLESNLASVEKALEEAERNLQAQNLELEELNKELRQCNLQQFIQQTGATVTVPLARPEEDAPLERGDRELLAHQRHGGFPPIGADSPPRAGTQQLLGNPRHLQEPLVPSLSPEGAYLHVGPPSIHPAVVSPRQSIWR